A region from the Acanthopagrus latus isolate v.2019 chromosome 8, fAcaLat1.1, whole genome shotgun sequence genome encodes:
- the LOC119024387 gene encoding DENN domain-containing protein 5B-like, whose amino-acid sequence MNGTAAATGSASCRFAHYFVVCGVDTETGLEPDDGAGEAFEQSPIRRSFKSKVLVHYPESTDRMPLNKDAVNMLCMPRGLSFRTQADRLDPQFHSFTMSFDDGTRSYGFVLTFYEEVTSAQIITAMQTLYQMHHVEHHSASSASSPSSSSSSSASSPSTSSMDSLVSSLDESDAESLAGVSACLGCAGSFDPARDTLYVSKALCLFTPLPFLQAARQFLSQLHQAVTSHTAPPLPLESYIHNILYEVPLPPPGRSLRFHGVQGPIVCQRPGPGELPLGEYPLGEAFSLLGVDNMVQLLTCVLLETQVLLCSQDYQRLMTVAEGVTTLLFPFQWQHIYLPIVSAPLHHLLEAPVPFMMGIHRREGAQRSSLHLPHEANLCFVDIDNHCVEAPEDLPLFPDQIELIQELSEVLLRFGLPPQGGAATKPATASPRLSSLVLEDLMEDRRNGNLGGEELAVLERLQALARRCGGGKMSDGEKTLGHVFEEEEEDLKAAKLNIQLREVFAGRFAAMFGRYEDFVIHSALDLDSWLSNREGTLSFDKGSFLSVQPATHLQFLSRFLETSMFSAFVDGKVISRWADRDPMQQLFDNRLERERLYDTDEEESRSCRYRKCTSLFESAQNIERRLLKADHTAIHPHLLDMRIGQGRHQQGYFPKLQADVLAQGQNTNKWSSRVTASRRSDPKRSALTEGLDNEQRQKHAFSRKNLRQSKLLDSSPQAVSQAHREFVDGLLSECRLKTKRMLMERMGKESVELGQGEANITGLQENTLILGLCDLLERTWGHGLQLKQGKSALWSHLLHYQAAHGKTEAPAESPGCGGLEQRTFDEGALVLRGSLIQDMRFIQTMSEGLSEVGQARAWIHLALEKKMLSQHLKELLTNQELLRQLYKPHAFLLCEEEREQFLFHLLSLNTVDYLCFTRVFTSISIPYRVVIIPMKKLSIAMATVNPWVCVSGELGDSGVRQLSKNTQEIYFQCKNLGRLSTLQLGQENSGLLAKCLIDCVMVYNEITGHTYKFPCGRWLGKGVGDGSLERVLIGQLVSPGGEEDAGRWTGTPPELASPSQSVRTVLGSLGSRSRMLSVEVQEDMREAANNLVKHFHKPEQERGNLTVLLCGEGGLVLSLEKFLLHGLKSNRLFQRNVFVWDFVEKAVVSMETADQMGDLHGSTLTKGPPCDSLCRYVNAINASPRNIGKEGKFQLFVCLGIRDRLLSQWLPLLADFPLTARTYEEGALLRDRAAVHSLSRILHTLNEFTITLETALVKGVDL is encoded by the exons ATGAACGGGACTGCGGCGGCCACAGGATCGGCTTCCTGCCGATTCGCCCACTATTTTGTGGTGTGTGGGGTGGACACGGAGACGGGCCTGGAGCCGGACGATGGAGCAG gcGAGGCCTTCGAGCAGAGCCCAATTCGGCGGTCCTTCAAGTCAAAGGTTCTGGTTCACTACCCCGAGAGCACGGACAGGATGCCCTTGAACAAAGATGCTGTCAACATG ctctgcaTGCCGAGGGGTCTCTCCTTCCGCACGCAGGCCGACCGGCTCGATCCTCAGTTCCACTCGTTCACGATGTCTTTCGACGACGGCACGCGCTCCTACGGCTTCGTCCTCACCTTCTACGAGGAGGTGACCAGTGCTCAGATCATCACTGCCATGCAGACTCTCTACCAGATGCACCACGTGGAGCACCACTcagcctcctctgcctcctctccttcctcctcctcgtcttcatcaGCTTCGTcgccctccacctccagcatgGACTCTCTTGTGAGCAGCTTGGACGAGTCAGACGCCGAGTCTCTGGCCGGGGTGTCCGCCTGCCTCGGCTGTGCGGGCTCCTTCGACCCGGCCCGAGACACCCTGTACGTGTCCAAAGCCCTCTGCCTCTTCACGCCGCTCCCCTTCCTCCAGGCCGCTCGACAGTTTCTGTCTCAGCTGCACCAGGCcgtgacatcacacacagctcCGCCCCTCCCTCTGGAGAGCTACATCCATAACATCCTGTACGAGGTGCCCCTGCCTCCCCCCGGCAGGTCGCTGAGGTTTCACGGGGTGCAGGGACCCATTGTGTGCCAGCGGCCGGGGCCGGGAGAGCTTCCGCTGGGGGAGTATCCCCTCGGAGAGGCGTTCTCCCTGCTGGGTGTGGACAATATGGTGCAGCTACTGACCTGTGTGCTTCTGGAGACACAagtcctgctctgctctcaaG ACTACCAGCGTTTGATGACAGTGGCCGAGGGCGTCACCACTCTGCTATTCCCGTTCCAGTGGCAGCACATCTACCTGCCCATCGTCTCTGCACCGCTGCATCACCTCCTGGAGGCTCCTGTGCCGTTCATGATGGGTATCCACCGCAGAGAAGGAGCTCAGCGATCCTCCCTCCACCTTCCTCACGAG GCCAACCTGTGCTTTGTGGACATTGACAATCACTGTGTCGAAGCCCCTGAAGACCTCCCACTGTTTCCAGACCAGATCGAGCTGATCCAGGAGCTGAGTGAGGTGCTGCTGCGTTTTGGGCTCCCTCCACAGGGTGGTGCGGCCACCAAGCCCGCCACCGCCTCCCCGCGCCTGAGCAGCCTGGTGCTGGAGGATCTGATGGAGGACAGAAGGAACGGGAACCTCGGAGGCGAGGAGCTGGCGGTGCTGGAGAGGCTGCAGGCTCTGGCGCGGAGGTGCGGAGGAGGAAAAATGTCAGATGGAGAGAAGACGCTGGGACACgtgtttgaggaggaggaggaggatctgaAGGCCGCCAAGCTGAACATTCAGCTGAGGGAGGTGTTCGCCGGACGCTTTGCTGCCATGTTTGGCAGGTACGAGGACTTTGTCATCCACAGCGCTCTTGATTTGGACTCCTGGTTGAGCAACCGAGAGGGAACGTTGAGCTTTGACAAG GGCTCCTTCCTCTCAGTTCAGCCGGCGACCCACTTGCAGTTCTTGTCCCGGTTCCTGGAGACGTCCATGTTCTCTGCGTTTGTCGACGGGAAGGTGATATCTCGCTGGGCGGATAGAGATCCGATGCAACAGCTGTTCGACAACCGTCTGGAGAGAGAACGACTGTACGACACAGACGAAGAGGAGTCCCGCAGCTGTCGCTACAGGAAGTGCACCTCGCTCTTTGAATCAG CTCAGAACATTGAGCGCAGGCTGCTGAAGGCCGACCACACGGCCATACACCCCCACCTGCTGGACATGAGGATCGGCCAGGGTCGTCATCAGCAGGGCTACTTCCCCAAGCTGCAGGCCGACGTGCTCGCACAGGGACAAAACACCAACAA GTGGTCCAGTCGTGTTACAGCGTCACGCAGGAGCGACCCAAAGAGATCGGCGTTAACAGAGGGGCTGGACAATGAGCAGAGACAA AAGCACGCATTTTCGAGGAAGAACCTCCGCCAGTCTAAGCTGCTCGACTCGTCGCCGCAGGCCGTCTCTCAGGCTCACAGAGAGTTTGTGGACGGGCTGCTGAGCGAGTGTCGTCTGAAG ACCAAACGGATGCTGATGGAGAGGATGGGGAAGGAGAGCGTGGAACTGGGTCAGGGAGAAGCAAACATCACGggcctgcaggaaaacacactcATCCTCGGTCTGTGTGACCTGCTGGAGAGAACCTGGGGCCACgggctgcagctgaaacag GGGAAGTCCGCTCTTTGGTCCCATCTGCTTCACTACCAGGCAGCACATGGGAAGACAGAGGCACCAGCTGAGTCTCCAG GGTGTGGCGGTTTGGAGCAGAGGACGTTTGATGAAGGCGCTCTGGTCCTGAGAGGGTCGTTGATACAAGACATGAG GTTCATCCAGACCATGAGCGAGGGTCTGTCTGAGGTGGGTCAGGCCCGGGCCTGGATCCACCTGGCTCTGGAGAAGAAGATGCTGTCCCAGCACCTGAAAGAGCTGCTCACAAACCAGGAGCTGCTCAG GCAGCTGTACAAACCTCACGCATTCCTGCTCTGTGAAGAAGAAAGGGAGCAGTTTCTGttccacctgctctctctcaACACTGTGGACTACCTCTGCTTCACACGCGTGTTCACCTCCATCA GTATTCCGTACCGCGTCGTCATAATACCCATGAAGAAGCTGAGCATCGCGATGGCGACAGTTAAcccgtgggtgtgtgtgtcaggagaaCTGGGTGATTCAGGAGTGAGACAGCTATcgaaaaacacacaagagatCTACTTCCAG TGCAAGAACCTGGGCAGGCTGAGCACTCTGCAGCTGGGACAGGAGAACTCTGGCCTGCTGGCCAAGTGTCTGATAGACTGTGTGATGGTGTATAATGAGATCACTGGACACACCTACAA GTTCCCATGTGGCCGATGGCTGGGGAAAGGCGTGGGTGACGGCAGCTTGGAAAGAGTCCTCATTGGTCAGCTGGTGTCacctggtggagaggaggatgctggAAGGTGGACAGGGACGCCTCCGGAGCTGGCCTCCCCTTCCCAGAGTGTTCGGACAGTGCTGGGATCGCTTGGCAGCCGAAGCA GAATGCTGTCTGTTGAAGTACAAGAGGACATGAGGGAGGCAGCAAATAACCTTGTTAAACACTTCCACAAACCCGAACAAGAG aggGGAAACTTGACAGTCTTGTTATGCGGTGAAGGAGGTCTGGTACTCTCCCTGGAGAAGTTCCTCCTGCACGGGCTCAAGTCGAACCGTCTTTTCCAGAGGAACGTGTTTGTTTGGGACTTTGTGG